The following proteins come from a genomic window of Tepidiforma thermophila:
- a CDS encoding GNAT family N-acetyltransferase, protein MPRSHPLAHRIAAAMREATLALGRHPVLGDVAEVAGFTCIDAGLGVSSANVALPGSVEGPAMPALREVAAWFAARGLNFRVDLPADAPSDLMAAAMTIGLRFRERQPVMLLERLWPEPLPGKLDVRPVADDRDVEDFCAIDTLEFEDDPLLASIIAAAREHPAVRLLTGFLEGRPVARIAAMLHGDLATLHSLYVHPAFRRGGLGTEMTLRAIALVRSEGAAAAALASTLAAVPLYERLGFQTIGATIVMGCDSPLP, encoded by the coding sequence ATGCCCCGGTCCCATCCGCTCGCCCACCGCATCGCCGCCGCCATGCGTGAGGCAACCCTCGCGCTCGGCCGTCATCCCGTGCTTGGCGACGTCGCCGAGGTGGCCGGCTTCACCTGCATCGACGCCGGCCTCGGCGTCTCGAGCGCGAATGTCGCTCTTCCGGGGAGCGTGGAAGGGCCGGCCATGCCTGCGCTGCGAGAGGTCGCAGCATGGTTCGCCGCCCGCGGCCTCAACTTCCGCGTCGACCTGCCGGCCGATGCGCCGTCCGACCTCATGGCCGCGGCGATGACGATCGGGTTGCGTTTCCGCGAACGCCAGCCCGTCATGCTCCTTGAGCGCCTCTGGCCCGAGCCGCTCCCCGGCAAGCTCGACGTCCGGCCCGTCGCCGATGACCGCGATGTAGAGGACTTCTGCGCGATCGACACGCTCGAGTTCGAGGACGACCCCCTGCTCGCGTCCATCATCGCCGCCGCGCGCGAGCACCCGGCCGTCCGCCTGCTCACAGGCTTCCTCGAGGGCCGGCCGGTCGCACGCATCGCAGCCATGCTCCACGGCGACCTCGCGACCCTCCACAGCCTCTACGTCCACCCTGCCTTCCGCCGGGGCGGGCTGGGCACCGAGATGACCCTCCGCGCCATCGCGCTGGTCCGGTCCGAAGGGGCAGCTGCGGCCGCCCTCGCGTCGACCCTGGCCGCCGTGCCGCTCTACGAACGCCTCGGATTCCAAACCATCGGCGCGACCATCGTCATGGGGTGCGATAGCCCGCTCCCCTGA
- a CDS encoding ferredoxin-thioredoxin reductase catalytic domain-containing protein codes for MWAYARKFAEKSGTHFHPDPSITEAVILGLAANLDEYGRPLCPCNFYPSKDENGNWPEGLYLPKDEEVKRRTWICACDEMQIYKYCHCLLFVTEEGLPITEYLPEDHEGREIYGLVKDPTPDKGRALGRVLERQRAEGGHAE; via the coding sequence ATGTGGGCGTACGCCCGGAAGTTCGCGGAAAAGTCGGGGACCCACTTCCACCCGGACCCGAGCATTACCGAAGCGGTGATCCTGGGGCTGGCGGCCAACCTCGACGAGTACGGCCGGCCGCTCTGTCCGTGCAACTTCTACCCCTCGAAGGACGAGAACGGGAACTGGCCGGAGGGGCTGTACCTCCCGAAAGACGAAGAGGTGAAGCGGCGCACGTGGATCTGCGCGTGCGACGAAATGCAGATCTATAAGTACTGCCACTGTCTCCTGTTCGTGACCGAGGAGGGTCTGCCCATCACCGAGTACCTGCCCGAGGACCACGAAGGACGGGAGATTTACGGGCTGGTGAAAGACCCAACGCCCGACAAGGGCCGGGCGCTGGGCAGGGTGCTGGAGCGGCAGCGCGCTGAAGGCGGGCACGCGGAGTAG
- a CDS encoding SDR family NAD(P)-dependent oxidoreductase, translated as MAEWNRKPGFDLSGKRALVVGCANPAGRALALALAEAGADVAVASATTDGEEMLEARRIAKAVTEMGRRSFAQGWDVTLPTNVQVSMKQLGKEFGRPTILVYNADLPFAKPFEKVTDTEFARLQAVNQNGAFYTARSFVREFPEGEGPGRLIFVTSIFAERGVEGLAAYTAVKSGVIGLSTALSQELAARGFTSNCIATGWMDWTPGRGPDEIGANLLMRFIPMRRFGRADELGPLAVLLASEAAGYISGQVFHVDGGVSQHL; from the coding sequence ATGGCTGAGTGGAACCGCAAACCCGGCTTCGACCTGTCCGGCAAGAGGGCGCTGGTCGTCGGCTGCGCCAACCCGGCCGGCCGCGCCCTCGCCCTTGCCCTCGCCGAAGCCGGCGCCGACGTCGCGGTCGCCTCGGCCACAACCGACGGCGAGGAGATGCTCGAAGCCCGCCGCATCGCCAAGGCCGTCACCGAAATGGGCCGCCGCTCCTTCGCCCAGGGCTGGGACGTCACGCTCCCCACCAACGTCCAGGTCAGCATGAAGCAGCTCGGCAAGGAGTTCGGCCGCCCGACCATCCTCGTCTATAACGCCGACCTGCCGTTCGCGAAGCCGTTCGAAAAGGTGACCGATACCGAGTTCGCCCGCCTCCAGGCTGTCAACCAGAACGGCGCCTTCTACACGGCGCGCAGCTTCGTCCGGGAGTTCCCCGAAGGCGAGGGACCCGGGCGGCTCATCTTCGTTACCTCGATCTTCGCCGAGCGCGGCGTCGAAGGCCTTGCGGCCTACACGGCGGTGAAGTCCGGCGTCATCGGCCTTTCGACGGCTCTCTCGCAGGAACTCGCCGCCCGGGGCTTCACGTCGAACTGCATCGCCACCGGCTGGATGGACTGGACGCCCGGCCGCGGCCCCGATGAGATCGGCGCCAACCTGCTGATGCGCTTCATCCCGATGCGCCGCTTCGGCCGCGCCGACGAACTGGGCCCGCTCGCCGTCCTCCTCGCCTCCGAAGCGGCCGGCTACATCAGCGGACAGGTCTTCCACGTCGACGGCGGTGTGAGCCAGCACCTGTAA
- a CDS encoding SDR family NAD(P)-dependent oxidoreductase, producing the protein MVLERLRLDGPPRRVAIVTGGGRGLGKAMAIALAEAGADICIASRTRAQLEEAAAEIRAAGGREPLVVPTDVRVREQCDALIERTVEHFGRLDIMLNNAGIGDRRGAGNRIQDLDDADWQDTIEVNLYSTFYCSRAAVRQLLKQGTGGVIVNVASGTALRSSPQSLAYAAAKAGVISLTKSLAAQVVGENIRVNCIIPGFVAQAPAQSEEEASMRAQRGRFITVRRLGEAWELGPLAVFLCSDASSYITGESFVIDGGGLAGGVAPTGWVVAEPAEVRHG; encoded by the coding sequence ATGGTTCTCGAACGTCTGCGGCTCGATGGCCCGCCGCGCAGGGTGGCCATCGTCACCGGCGGCGGGCGCGGGCTCGGCAAGGCGATGGCCATCGCGCTCGCTGAAGCCGGCGCCGATATCTGCATCGCCAGCCGCACCCGCGCCCAGCTCGAAGAAGCAGCCGCCGAAATCCGCGCCGCCGGCGGCCGCGAGCCGCTCGTCGTACCCACCGATGTCCGCGTCCGCGAGCAGTGCGATGCGCTCATCGAGCGCACCGTCGAGCACTTCGGCAGGCTCGACATCATGCTCAATAACGCCGGCATCGGCGACCGGCGAGGCGCCGGCAACCGCATCCAGGACCTCGACGACGCCGACTGGCAGGACACCATCGAGGTCAACCTCTACAGCACCTTCTACTGCTCCCGCGCCGCTGTCCGCCAGCTCCTCAAGCAGGGCACCGGCGGCGTCATCGTCAACGTCGCCAGCGGCACCGCCCTCCGCTCGTCGCCGCAGTCGCTCGCCTACGCCGCTGCCAAGGCCGGCGTCATCTCGCTTACGAAAAGCCTCGCCGCCCAGGTGGTCGGCGAAAATATCCGCGTCAACTGCATCATCCCCGGCTTCGTCGCCCAGGCCCCGGCGCAGTCCGAAGAAGAGGCCAGCATGCGCGCCCAGCGCGGGCGGTTCATCACCGTCCGCCGTCTCGGGGAGGCCTGGGAGCTCGGCCCCCTCGCCGTCTTCCTCTGCTCCGACGCTTCCAGCTATATCACCGGCGAATCGTTCGTCATCGACGGCGGTGGCCTGGCCGGCGGCGTCGCCCCCACCGGCTGGGTCGTCGCCGAACCCGCGGAGGTGCGCCATGGCTGA
- a CDS encoding undecaprenyl-diphosphate phosphatase, with product MDLVRAVVLGIVQGLAEFLPISSSGHLILVPALFGWEDQGLAFDVGLHGGTLLALLAYFWRDWYLMFRTGLADLARHGARVSAWRTDTRLLWLLALGSLPAAVVGLLFDDWIEANVRQPWLVAIMLALMGTMMLVADRLAANRRPMAHVGVGDALAIGVGQAFALIPGVSRSGATVTVALARGLRREDAVRFAFLLGTPAFVGALLLKSADLAALSGTEARDMLVGFATSAIVGFAAIHFLLRWVRTRSLLVFVLYRYVVAILTLAIGAYRVA from the coding sequence CGATCTCCAGCTCCGGTCACCTCATCCTTGTCCCGGCCCTCTTCGGCTGGGAGGACCAGGGGCTCGCCTTCGATGTCGGCCTCCACGGCGGCACCCTCCTCGCCCTGCTGGCCTACTTCTGGCGCGACTGGTACCTCATGTTCCGAACCGGCCTGGCCGACCTCGCCCGGCACGGTGCCCGCGTCTCCGCATGGAGAACCGACACCCGTCTCCTCTGGCTCCTCGCCCTTGGATCTCTCCCTGCAGCCGTCGTCGGTCTCCTGTTCGATGACTGGATCGAGGCGAACGTCCGCCAGCCCTGGCTCGTCGCCATCATGCTCGCGCTGATGGGCACGATGATGCTGGTCGCCGATCGGCTCGCCGCCAACCGCCGGCCGATGGCCCATGTGGGCGTTGGCGATGCGCTCGCCATCGGCGTCGGCCAGGCATTCGCGCTCATCCCCGGGGTCTCCCGCTCCGGCGCGACCGTGACAGTAGCGCTCGCCCGGGGGCTCCGCCGCGAGGATGCCGTTCGCTTCGCGTTTCTCCTGGGGACGCCGGCGTTCGTCGGGGCCCTGCTGCTGAAATCGGCCGACCTCGCCGCCCTCTCCGGGACCGAGGCCCGCGACATGCTCGTCGGCTTCGCCACCTCGGCGATTGTCGGCTTTGCTGCAATCCACTTCCTGCTGCGCTGGGTGCGTACCCGCTCCCTGCTTGTCTTCGTGCTCTACCGCTACGTGGTGGCCATCCTCACCCTGGCTATCGGCGCCTACCGCGTCGCCTGA